In Dyadobacter sp. NIV53, a single window of DNA contains:
- a CDS encoding recombinase family protein has protein sequence MISEFRKGNVIVVWRIDRLGRTAYELIKLMV, from the coding sequence ATGATTTCGGAGTTTAGAAAAGGGAATGTCATAGTTGTCTGGAGGATTGACCGTCTTGGCAGAACTGCCTATGAGCTGATTAAACTTATGGTTTAA
- a CDS encoding DUF4403 family protein has product MTSKCITLVNYQLIIFCILLLFCLGCAKRATKPVYSEVPLPEMAVSTISVPINVGTEIVRSKIDSKLPPSFGHARFNYQIGGGADQGGVSMGFGVGRAPNSVKLNGEDSTLTVSCDMGYWIHGLVLHNFHFSCGTAFHNRDDDGLRSATAFLQGKFHVTTDWSLKSQLSPSVRANSKCRITGLDVDVTKHVLNVMQNVLQDASVRLESELSEKIDLRRKADSAWSFINAPIQIDKSAWLTVLPVSAGSTPIAFTDNDASVSIVLISKPEIVFNSTRPQLRSMPLPKRFNSLGGNQFHILLPVMTYGAYIDDQLEKIFSNDNVRFPIKGKRYLEFTKAQIFGNGGKMGLRLKFKGMGRGVVYLSGTPSYNSNNRTVSFPDLDFTVKSKKIIIKIADLVKHNEIRDSLRSITRLDLSEKLDNIYPKFRAALNGKFKDVELVGNLMNPELLGIYYTGDKRQEFAAYFELIGNLQVRVK; this is encoded by the coding sequence ATGACTTCAAAATGCATTACCCTCGTCAACTATCAATTAATCATTTTTTGCATATTGCTACTGTTTTGCCTTGGTTGTGCTAAGAGGGCAACCAAACCTGTGTATTCCGAAGTGCCTCTTCCTGAGATGGCGGTTTCAACAATTTCTGTTCCAATTAATGTTGGAACAGAAATTGTGAGAAGCAAAATTGATAGCAAACTGCCTCCGTCATTTGGACACGCTAGGTTCAATTATCAAATTGGCGGTGGAGCAGACCAAGGAGGCGTTAGTATGGGGTTTGGTGTTGGGAGAGCTCCCAATTCTGTCAAATTGAATGGGGAAGATTCGACATTAACAGTAAGCTGCGACATGGGCTATTGGATACATGGACTGGTATTACATAATTTCCATTTTTCTTGTGGAACTGCCTTTCACAATAGGGATGATGATGGCTTGCGAAGTGCAACAGCTTTTTTACAGGGTAAATTTCATGTAACTACGGATTGGAGTCTTAAAAGTCAGTTATCTCCTTCTGTAAGGGCAAACAGCAAATGTCGAATAACAGGTTTAGATGTAGATGTTACAAAGCACGTTTTGAATGTGATGCAGAATGTTCTACAAGATGCCTCAGTAAGGCTTGAAAGCGAACTTAGTGAAAAAATAGACTTAAGGCGTAAAGCAGATTCAGCTTGGAGTTTTATTAATGCGCCAATACAGATTGATAAAAGCGCATGGTTGACGGTATTGCCTGTTTCAGCAGGATCAACGCCTATAGCTTTTACGGACAATGATGCTTCAGTCAGTATAGTGCTAATTTCAAAGCCAGAAATTGTTTTCAATTCAACACGACCACAACTTCGTTCAATGCCCCTTCCAAAACGATTTAATTCTTTAGGTGGAAATCAATTTCATATTTTACTACCAGTAATGACGTATGGAGCATATATAGACGACCAGTTAGAAAAAATTTTCAGTAACGACAATGTTCGATTTCCAATTAAAGGAAAACGTTACTTGGAGTTTACTAAAGCACAGATTTTTGGCAATGGTGGGAAAATGGGTTTACGGCTTAAATTTAAGGGAATGGGAAGGGGAGTAGTTTACTTGTCGGGAACTCCGTCATACAATTCAAATAATAGGACTGTGTCTTTCCCAGATTTAGACTTTACAGTCAAGTCCAAAAAAATTATAATTAAAATAGCCGATTTAGTCAAGCACAATGAGATTAGAGATTCTTTACGTAGTATTACCAGGCTTGACCTGAGCGAAAAATTGGATAATATTTATCCAAAATTCCGGGCAGCTTTGAACGGAAAATTTAAAGATGTTGAGTTGGTAGGTAATTTGATGAACCCGGAGCTATTGGGAATCTACTACACCGGCGACAAAAGGCAAGAGTTTGCCGCTTACTTTGAATTAATTGGAAATCTGCAAGTTCGGGTAAAATAA
- the istB gene encoding IS21-like element helper ATPase IstB has product MNTQMTVEQLNVLKLTGMAKRYQAALALPSHEQEDAHSLIALLCQSELEYRNHYRTERLLKNSKLRYNALLEEVICTPERGLSREMLLRLSDGMFIEKAENILICGQTGTGKSFLACAIGRSSCLLGYKTLYFSMNKFLENLSQAKLDGSYLKWIRNIAGHQVLILDDFGLKPLSPDARLAMLDILEDRYGKSATIVTSQLPVDKWHEFINEPSVADAVLDRLTASANKIDLVGRSLRRRK; this is encoded by the coding sequence ATGAACACTCAAATGACCGTAGAGCAATTAAATGTTCTCAAACTTACCGGAATGGCCAAACGATATCAGGCTGCCTTAGCGCTGCCCTCACACGAGCAGGAAGATGCACATTCACTTATCGCCTTACTGTGTCAGTCCGAGCTCGAATACAGAAATCATTATCGAACAGAAAGGCTGCTAAAAAACAGTAAACTGCGTTACAATGCCCTGCTTGAAGAAGTTATCTGCACCCCCGAAAGGGGGCTTTCCCGCGAGATGCTGCTACGGTTATCCGACGGAATGTTTATTGAGAAAGCTGAAAATATACTTATCTGTGGGCAAACCGGAACAGGTAAAAGCTTTTTGGCGTGTGCGATAGGTCGCAGCAGCTGCTTGCTGGGCTACAAGACCTTGTACTTCTCGATGAATAAATTCCTGGAAAACCTTTCTCAGGCGAAGCTCGATGGTTCTTACCTGAAATGGATCCGTAATATAGCGGGCCATCAGGTATTGATTCTTGATGACTTTGGTCTGAAACCACTATCGCCAGACGCAAGGCTGGCCATGCTGGATATCCTGGAAGACAGGTATGGGAAATCCGCTACAATCGTTACCTCGCAGCTGCCGGTAGACAAATGGCATGAGTTCATAAACGAACCTTCAGTTGCCGACGCGGTGCTCGATAGACTCACAGCATCGGCAAATAAAATTGATCTTGTGGGGCGCTCCTTGAGAAGACGAAAATAA
- the istA gene encoding IS21 family transposase yields the protein MQKLRQILLFLKRGYSERAIVKQTGISRQTVHQYARLFLETGSDYNTLLTLSDHQLHSIIEGNKPEKEQVRDTRKSQFLDQIDYFVLELKRVGVTRQLLWQEYLEAHPSGFQYSRFCELLDIEMGRRKPSMHFSHNPAQLMEIDFAGSKLHYVDKKSGELFECPVLIGVLPFSGYAYVEALDNASLPQVIKGLNNMLDYLGGVPLNAISDNMRQWVSKSCRYEPTFPQMLEQWSIHNHIGLLATRPGFPKDKPSIENQVLITYRRIYALIRNTTFHSRAELNKAILQKLEEHHRQNFQKKTYSRYQLFNSEEKPLLQPLPQTPYELRHYTRGKVHKNYYVVVGEDWHFYSVPSTYVGKEVQIVYDSDCVEIYHRQERIALHKRSFKKHAYTTEWEHMPENHKRIAEQKGWNPEYYLRKASENGVYTREFFDKLMQSKITIHQAYGPCLGILRLITEYGPARVESACKRALMGSKYNYGVVKTILKNNMDLVVELTESPSPIPVHTNIRGADSYKTI from the coding sequence ATGCAAAAATTACGTCAGATACTTTTATTCCTGAAAAGGGGTTATTCCGAGCGCGCTATTGTCAAGCAAACCGGTATTTCAAGGCAGACTGTGCATCAGTATGCCAGATTGTTTTTGGAAACCGGAAGTGATTATAACACCCTTTTAACGCTTAGTGATCATCAGCTGCACTCCATTATTGAAGGGAATAAACCAGAAAAGGAGCAGGTCCGGGATACGCGTAAAAGCCAGTTTTTAGACCAGATCGATTACTTTGTACTGGAATTAAAAAGGGTTGGTGTCACCCGCCAGCTTCTTTGGCAGGAATATCTCGAAGCGCACCCTTCTGGTTTTCAGTACTCCAGGTTTTGTGAACTTCTTGATATAGAAATGGGCCGCAGGAAGCCCAGTATGCATTTTAGCCATAATCCAGCCCAGCTGATGGAGATCGACTTCGCGGGTTCAAAACTGCATTATGTCGATAAGAAAAGTGGTGAGCTATTTGAATGTCCCGTACTAATTGGTGTGTTGCCATTCAGCGGTTATGCTTATGTAGAAGCCCTTGACAATGCGAGTCTGCCGCAGGTAATCAAAGGCTTGAACAACATGCTTGATTATCTGGGTGGAGTACCCTTAAATGCAATTTCAGATAACATGAGACAGTGGGTAAGCAAATCCTGTCGTTATGAGCCAACCTTTCCACAGATGCTCGAGCAGTGGTCTATCCATAACCACATAGGCCTGTTGGCTACCAGACCAGGTTTCCCCAAAGACAAGCCTTCTATAGAGAATCAGGTATTGATCACTTACCGCCGCATTTACGCCCTGATCCGCAATACAACTTTCCATAGCCGTGCCGAGCTTAATAAGGCCATCCTGCAAAAGCTTGAAGAACATCACCGGCAAAACTTTCAAAAGAAAACATACAGCAGATACCAGCTATTTAACTCCGAGGAAAAGCCCTTATTACAACCCTTGCCTCAGACGCCTTATGAGCTTCGTCATTACACACGGGGCAAAGTACATAAAAACTACTATGTCGTGGTAGGCGAAGACTGGCACTTTTACAGCGTTCCAAGCACGTATGTAGGTAAAGAAGTACAGATTGTTTACGATAGCGATTGTGTAGAGATCTACCACCGTCAGGAGCGGATTGCTCTTCATAAGAGAAGTTTTAAAAAACATGCCTACACTACCGAATGGGAGCACATGCCCGAGAACCATAAAAGGATTGCTGAACAAAAAGGATGGAACCCAGAGTACTATCTCAGGAAGGCCTCTGAAAATGGTGTCTATACACGGGAGTTTTTTGATAAACTAATGCAGAGTAAAATAACGATTCACCAGGCCTACGGCCCTTGCCTTGGTATACTGAGGCTCATTACAGAATATGGTCCTGCTAGAGTGGAATCAGCTTGTAAAAGAGCCTTGATGGGAAGTAAATACAATTATGGTGTGGTTAAAACGATCCTTAAAAACAACATGGATCTGGTTGTAGAGCTGACCGAATCACCTTCCCCAATTCCCGTTCATACCAACATCCGTGGTGCAGATTCTTATAAAACAATTTAA
- a CDS encoding patatin-like phospholipase family protein has translation MEKQKIHLVLNGGGMRCISYIGAIKELLDNQIEIVSISASSMGTIIGSMLASGLTIDEMERKVLNFNFRRFQKKRSFSKLRIFVYPFATHETPNYLEIVEELIGGDCELGTLELPLSINAFDMLSKKILTFSSNDPERKKILLSKALTISTSFPPRYEPVEFENSLFVDAVVAGSSAVLAASQQKGFYPILVLRPGLAAVNPRKINVLRYVRFLIESSVVVHDSYVNLQIGRSTEVTTYYGDINALDLNIGPDDIRLLFAEGRSSMKKKLQEIDSNFSYLIKGYGALEYNADVISEESHKSSSIGECMPSAIAELFRKNSIFVSYSHEDYVWLSSFQKHLSTAQRYHKLVVWTDQDIKPGDLWMQQIDNALDNARIVVFLVSPSFFNSNFIQDKELPYLLNKHIDGEVKIVWIALSFVLYEGTPIEKFQCANNPREPIDSLPDSERNLVWVNICKNILYEMENPDI, from the coding sequence ATGGAAAAACAAAAAATACATCTTGTACTGAATGGTGGAGGAATGAGATGCATAAGTTACATAGGGGCGATTAAAGAACTATTAGATAACCAGATTGAAATTGTATCAATATCTGCTAGCTCTATGGGTACAATTATCGGATCTATGCTTGCATCAGGCCTTACCATCGACGAAATGGAAAGGAAGGTTTTAAACTTTAATTTTAGAAGGTTTCAAAAAAAAAGATCATTTTCAAAACTTAGAATATTTGTATATCCATTTGCAACCCATGAAACGCCTAATTACCTTGAAATAGTTGAAGAACTAATTGGTGGAGATTGTGAGCTTGGAACACTTGAGCTGCCATTATCAATTAATGCATTTGATATGCTATCTAAAAAAATCCTGACATTTTCTTCAAATGATCCTGAACGAAAAAAAATATTGCTATCAAAAGCTTTGACTATTTCAACGTCATTTCCGCCAAGGTATGAACCTGTCGAATTTGAGAATTCGCTATTTGTGGATGCAGTAGTTGCCGGATCAAGCGCAGTTTTAGCTGCTTCACAACAGAAAGGATTTTATCCAATACTAGTATTGAGACCTGGATTAGCTGCTGTAAACCCTAGGAAGATTAACGTTTTGCGCTATGTCCGTTTTTTAATAGAATCATCTGTTGTCGTTCACGATTCATATGTAAATCTTCAGATAGGCCGCTCGACCGAAGTTACTACCTACTATGGAGATATTAATGCCCTAGATCTAAATATTGGACCGGATGATATAAGATTGCTGTTTGCCGAGGGACGTAGTTCAATGAAGAAGAAACTACAAGAGATTGACAGTAACTTTTCATATTTAATAAAGGGTTACGGTGCGTTAGAATACAATGCAGACGTTATATCAGAAGAATCCCATAAATCCTCTTCAATTGGAGAGTGCATGCCTTCTGCAATTGCAGAGCTATTTAGAAAGAATAGTATTTTTGTATCTTATAGCCATGAGGATTATGTTTGGTTAAGTTCTTTCCAAAAACATCTTAGCACTGCGCAGCGCTACCACAAACTTGTAGTATGGACAGATCAAGATATTAAGCCGGGAGATTTGTGGATGCAGCAAATAGACAATGCATTAGATAATGCAAGAATAGTTGTATTTTTAGTATCGCCAAGTTTCTTCAATTCAAATTTTATCCAAGATAAAGAGCTGCCCTACTTGCTCAATAAGCATATTGATGGAGAAGTCAAAATTGTTTGGATAGCACTTAGTTTTGTGCTTTATGAAGGTACGCCAATAGAAAAATTTCAATGTGCTAATAATCCACGAGAGCCTATTGATTCACTTCCTGATTCAGAACGCAATCTAGTTTGGGTTAATATATGTAAAAATATATTGTACGAAATGGAAAATCCTGATATTTAG
- a CDS encoding IS3 family transposase (programmed frameshift): protein MSGERRVFDKEFKLMSVELSNSRTDLSALAKELDVPPAMLYRWRRELSAKQNGSFPGNGKVILSETEQELARLRKELRDTQLERDILKKAGRHFLQERWQIFRFIKDYRKIFPIEKMCMVFKVSRSRFYTWLSSELSNAAIENQALTEKIRVIHSKSKQTYGSPRVTRELIKQDVKVSRPRVARLMKKAKIRSIVKKKFRITTDSEHKYPVVENKLNRQFKVDKIATAWVSDITYIKTTQGWLYLTMILDLADRKIVGWALSSTMKAIDTVIPAWKMACKNRSITSELIFHSDRGIQYACNEFKSLLDKNPLVIRSMSRKGNCWDNAVAESFFKTLKAECVYQNTFINKQQAAVIVFEYIETWYNKKRIHSALGYVSPKEFEELLNKQKIAA from the exons ATGTCTGGAGAAAGAAGAGTATTTGACAAGGAGTTCAAACTAATGAGTGTTGAACTAAGCAACAGCCGCACAGACCTTAGTGCATTGGCAAAAGAATTAGATGTTCCGCCGGCAATGCTATACCGCTGGCGCAGAGAACTTTCTGCGAAACAAAATGGCAGCTTCCCTGGCAACGGAAAGGTGATTTTGAGCGAAACGGAACAGGAATTGGCCCGGCTAAGGAAAGAACTTCGTGACACACAACTTGAACGAGATATCTTAAAAAAGGCTG GTCGGCATTTTCTCCAGGAGCGATGGCAAATATTCCGGTTCATAAAGGATTACCGGAAAATATTTCCCATTGAGAAAATGTGCATGGTTTTTAAGGTAAGCAGAAGCAGGTTTTATACTTGGTTGAGCAGTGAATTATCAAATGCAGCCATTGAAAACCAGGCTCTTACTGAAAAAATCAGGGTTATTCATAGTAAAAGTAAACAAACATACGGAAGCCCCAGGGTCACTCGGGAGTTGATTAAGCAGGATGTAAAAGTGTCTCGTCCGAGGGTTGCCAGACTGATGAAAAAAGCAAAAATAAGAAGCATTGTTAAGAAAAAATTCCGCATCACAACGGATTCTGAGCATAAATATCCGGTTGTGGAAAATAAGCTTAACAGGCAATTCAAAGTGGATAAAATAGCCACTGCGTGGGTATCTGATATAACGTATATTAAGACGACACAAGGCTGGCTATATCTCACCATGATACTGGATTTAGCTGATAGGAAAATAGTAGGATGGGCACTTAGCTCAACCATGAAAGCCATTGATACTGTGATACCTGCATGGAAAATGGCTTGTAAAAATAGAAGTATTACAAGTGAATTAATTTTCCACTCGGATCGGGGAATTCAATATGCTTGCAATGAATTTAAAAGCTTGCTGGATAAAAACCCCCTTGTTATTAGAAGCATGAGTCGAAAGGGAAATTGCTGGGATAATGCGGTTGCAGAGAGCTTTTTTAAGACTTTAAAAGCAGAATGTGTTTACCAAAATACCTTTATCAATAAGCAGCAGGCGGCAGTAATTGTATTCGAGTATATTGAAACCTGGTATAATAAAAAAAGGATTCATTCTGCTCTAGGATATGTCTCACCGAAAGAATTTGAAGAACTTTTAAACAAACAGAAAATTGCGGCTTAA
- a CDS encoding IS3 family transposase, with protein MIATEISGEGFSIERACKVLNLSRSVYYYKAVKDDSAVIDKLNELSETYPTRGFDWYYGYFRNEGLGWNRKRVLRIYRKMNLKLRRRRKKRLLTRPKQPLIEAKALNDTWSMDFVSDALSTGRRVRVLNIIDDSTREVLAAHADYSICSQKVIEVLDHLKSERGLPKSIRTDNGPEFISKKLAKWCEKEQIEQKFIQPGKPMQNGFNERLNRTYREDVLDAYFFDSLEQLRIISDNWMYDYNNNHPHRSLNRMTPNQKRLILESEHKGEKEI; from the coding sequence TTGATTGCAACAGAAATTTCTGGAGAAGGGTTTAGCATTGAACGGGCTTGCAAAGTATTAAACCTGAGTCGAAGCGTTTATTATTATAAAGCTGTTAAAGACGATAGTGCAGTTATTGATAAACTTAACGAATTGTCGGAAACTTATCCGACCAGAGGTTTTGACTGGTATTATGGCTATTTTCGAAATGAAGGCCTAGGTTGGAATAGAAAACGGGTTCTGCGGATTTATCGTAAAATGAATTTAAAACTCAGACGGAGACGTAAAAAACGTCTTTTGACCAGGCCTAAACAGCCATTAATTGAAGCTAAAGCGCTAAATGATACATGGAGCATGGATTTCGTTAGTGATGCACTTAGCACTGGTCGTCGTGTTCGAGTTCTGAACATAATTGACGATTCAACCAGAGAAGTTTTAGCAGCACATGCCGATTATTCAATTTGTTCTCAAAAAGTAATAGAAGTACTGGATCATCTGAAATCAGAAAGAGGATTACCAAAATCAATTAGAACAGACAACGGGCCGGAGTTTATTAGTAAGAAATTAGCTAAATGGTGTGAGAAAGAACAGATCGAACAAAAATTTATCCAACCGGGGAAACCCATGCAAAATGGATTTAACGAACGCCTGAACAGAACATATCGTGAAGATGTTCTTGATGCTTATTTTTTTGATTCATTGGAACAGTTAAGGATTATATCTGATAATTGGATGTACGATTACAACAATAACCACCCGCACAGATCACTAAACAGGATGACTCCAAATCAAAAGAGGCTGATATTGGAAAGCGAACACAAAGGGGAAAAAGAAATTTAA
- a CDS encoding CHAT domain-containing protein produces MYQGTRRSNGSAQFFLDESPDVNHFSYFKNTSTRGAILRALQSLGNARVDGFSPVPENLLTQSRVRGIDINLSFGQLMPKPVSGTKPIAMILPGIMGSNLDVEDKPVWVNFLKFVSGGLSLLEHSINNNKNVTAPSVVGDSYSKLYRHLSSEYDVTVFPFDWRLSMQTNTAFFNAKIKELMQFKQPIKLIGHSMGGVLIRDFMIDHPDTWTDLQKTTDFSLLFLGAPLNGSFRIASVLFGRDSLIKKLGLIDTKNSKKELLAFFTQFPGILALLPFTTDAANDFSNTGTWQKMRDAHGDNNWPIPDAALLADFKKYRDNVLDPNNTLDFSKAVYIAGMAGSPEGTISGYRIVPKSIFNRNRLKLEFLATLEGDGSVTWESGIPGKMIQSENVYYSSVEHGELANDESLFAGISDILKVGSTKKLSKSRPMVSRGIGTEFTAPESFDFDSSDAGLKSAILGLSSPERGVKTVELPIIVSVTHGNLKYASYPLLIGHFERDGIMSAEKAVDEHLGKELTRRLQLELYPGEVGTSMHVSSSDNSDFKGVIVLGLGKQGELNERYLVKTVEQGISSYLTSLITSKDKSFVTDQKAGISALIIGSGYGGLGIENCIRAILEGAQNANQKIQAAYGQKAVRINDLEFIELYQDNILTCMKALKTLERAEGTGLSIQRSNSGIVEQMGRRLRIPMESTVEWWTRITVRRYLDEDNVPEHVKKGLLFTITTDAARIEERSLFTSGNEITNLLKAASAEGRWTPELAKTLFELLIPNDFKSLVKRLSNIILQLDEFTASFPWELLQDTLFNGSPLSINSGLIRQFTTRNFRVIINSINTSTALVVADPDLTNPNMQLPAALMEGSKVSQLLLDQGYGVIQENRSTSDRILTKLYSQNYKILHLAGHGVFEFGEQKQTGMLIGKDIFLTPAHIDQMSSVPELVFVNCCFLGQTEARSEEYTQNRYQLAANLGTQLIRIGVKAVVVAGWAVSDDAALYFSECFYRAMLEGRTFGEAAKKGRKAVFELYKNRSNTWGAYQCYGDPFYRLAAIYGHNHYEYDFEIPALAEMELTNLKNELDSGSETNQVMAKLNAINLALKKDNLSNANITELLAAIYAALGMYKEAIAQFEKLSTITNATFTLKALEQYCNVKVKFFLQEVKMGQKSATRCNQRHKIRH; encoded by the coding sequence ATGTATCAGGGTACCCGCCGTTCTAATGGAAGCGCCCAGTTTTTTCTGGATGAAAGTCCCGATGTAAACCACTTTAGTTATTTCAAAAATACCAGCACGCGTGGCGCTATACTTCGTGCTTTACAATCCCTTGGAAACGCCCGTGTTGACGGTTTTTCTCCTGTGCCTGAAAACTTACTTACCCAATCCAGGGTGAGAGGGATTGATATCAATTTATCATTTGGACAGCTCATGCCCAAACCGGTATCGGGAACCAAGCCTATCGCCATGATCTTGCCAGGGATCATGGGCAGTAACCTGGATGTGGAGGACAAGCCGGTTTGGGTGAATTTTCTAAAATTCGTTTCAGGCGGTCTGTCGCTGCTGGAACATAGTATTAATAATAACAAAAATGTCACGGCCCCTTCGGTGGTAGGTGATTCGTACAGTAAACTTTACCGGCATCTTTCTTCGGAATATGATGTGACTGTATTCCCCTTTGACTGGCGTTTGTCAATGCAAACCAATACGGCATTTTTCAACGCTAAAATTAAAGAATTGATGCAGTTCAAACAGCCTATTAAGCTTATCGGACATTCGATGGGCGGCGTTTTGATCCGCGATTTTATGATTGATCATCCCGATACTTGGACAGATTTGCAGAAAACCACGGATTTTTCTTTACTTTTTCTGGGAGCACCATTAAATGGCTCTTTCAGGATAGCATCAGTATTGTTCGGCAGGGATTCATTGATCAAAAAGCTTGGGTTGATTGATACAAAAAATTCCAAAAAAGAACTTTTGGCATTCTTTACCCAGTTTCCTGGCATACTGGCCTTACTTCCTTTTACGACCGATGCCGCCAATGATTTTTCAAACACGGGTACATGGCAAAAAATGCGGGATGCCCATGGAGATAATAACTGGCCTATCCCTGACGCAGCTTTACTTGCTGATTTCAAGAAATACCGTGACAATGTCCTTGATCCAAATAATACGCTGGACTTCTCAAAAGCAGTATACATTGCTGGCATGGCCGGAAGCCCTGAAGGTACCATATCAGGCTACCGGATTGTTCCAAAAAGTATTTTTAACAGAAATAGATTGAAACTGGAATTTCTGGCGACTTTGGAAGGAGATGGCAGCGTTACCTGGGAAAGCGGCATACCAGGAAAAATGATCCAATCTGAAAACGTATATTATTCATCGGTAGAGCACGGTGAGCTTGCAAACGATGAAAGTCTGTTCGCAGGAATCTCAGATATTTTAAAGGTAGGATCGACAAAAAAACTGTCGAAAAGCCGTCCGATGGTATCCAGAGGAATTGGCACCGAGTTTACGGCACCAGAATCGTTTGACTTTGATTCGTCAGACGCAGGGCTAAAAAGTGCAATACTGGGTTTGAGTTCACCGGAACGCGGAGTCAAGACCGTGGAGCTGCCCATTATTGTTTCTGTCACGCATGGCAATCTCAAATACGCATCCTACCCACTTTTGATAGGACACTTTGAAAGAGATGGAATTATGTCGGCGGAAAAAGCGGTTGATGAACATTTGGGAAAAGAATTAACCCGCAGACTGCAGCTGGAACTTTACCCGGGAGAAGTAGGCACCAGTATGCATGTATCTTCTTCTGATAACTCAGACTTCAAAGGGGTCATTGTTTTGGGTTTGGGTAAACAAGGAGAATTGAATGAAAGGTATCTGGTTAAAACGGTTGAGCAAGGCATTAGCAGTTACCTGACAAGCCTGATTACAAGCAAAGACAAATCTTTTGTAACTGATCAAAAAGCCGGAATATCGGCATTGATCATTGGCTCGGGTTATGGGGGCCTGGGTATAGAAAATTGCATCAGGGCTATTTTGGAAGGTGCACAGAATGCCAACCAAAAGATACAGGCAGCATATGGTCAAAAGGCAGTCAGGATTAATGATTTAGAGTTTATCGAGCTCTATCAGGACAACATACTGACCTGTATGAAAGCGCTTAAAACGCTTGAACGTGCCGAGGGAACAGGATTGTCGATACAAAGAAGTAATTCGGGTATTGTCGAGCAGATGGGCCGCAGGCTGCGGATCCCTATGGAATCGACTGTTGAATGGTGGACAAGAATCACCGTAAGGCGGTATTTAGATGAAGACAACGTGCCGGAACATGTTAAAAAAGGATTACTCTTTACTATTACCACAGATGCGGCCAGGATTGAGGAACGGTCATTGTTCACTTCCGGGAATGAAATCACCAATCTTTTAAAAGCGGCCTCAGCTGAGGGCAGATGGACCCCTGAATTAGCAAAAACTTTATTTGAACTGCTGATTCCCAATGACTTTAAATCGCTTGTCAAACGTCTTAGCAACATCATATTACAGCTTGACGAATTCACAGCATCGTTCCCATGGGAGCTATTGCAGGACACTTTGTTTAACGGCTCCCCGCTTAGCATCAATTCCGGATTGATCCGTCAGTTTACAACCAGGAATTTCAGGGTTATCATCAATTCAATTAATACCAGCACGGCACTTGTTGTAGCTGATCCGGATTTGACAAATCCAAATATGCAGCTTCCTGCGGCTTTAATGGAAGGTTCAAAAGTTTCACAGCTGCTTTTGGATCAGGGTTATGGTGTTATCCAGGAAAACAGGTCAACGTCGGACAGGATACTTACTAAATTGTATAGCCAGAATTACAAAATCCTTCATCTGGCAGGCCATGGTGTTTTTGAATTCGGAGAGCAAAAGCAAACCGGAATGCTGATAGGGAAGGATATCTTTCTGACACCAGCGCATATCGACCAGATGAGCAGTGTCCCTGAGCTGGTATTCGTAAACTGTTGCTTTCTGGGTCAAACAGAAGCAAGGTCGGAGGAATATACCCAAAATCGTTATCAGCTGGCAGCAAATCTGGGAACCCAACTGATCAGGATTGGTGTAAAGGCAGTAGTAGTTGCGGGATGGGCGGTTAGTGATGATGCGGCCCTTTATTTTTCAGAATGTTTCTACCGGGCTATGCTTGAAGGCCGAACCTTTGGAGAAGCAGCCAAAAAAGGCAGAAAGGCCGTTTTTGAGTTGTACAAGAACCGGTCAAATACCTGGGGAGCTTATCAATGTTATGGCGACCCATTTTACCGCCTGGCAGCAATATACGGGCATAATCATTATGAATATGATTTTGAGATCCCTGCTCTGGCAGAAATGGAGCTGACCAATTTGAAAAATGAATTGGATTCTGGAAGTGAAACCAACCAAGTCATGGCTAAGTTAAATGCAATTAACCTGGCATTAAAAAAAGACAACCTCTCCAATGCGAATATCACAGAATTGCTGGCAGCCATTTATGCTGCCCTGGGCATGTATAAGGAGGCCATTGCCCAATTCGAAAAGTTGAGTACCATTACCAACGCAACCTTTACACTGAAAGCGCTCGAACAGTATTGCAATGTAAAGGTTAAATTTTTCCTTCAGGAAGTCAAAATGGGTCAGAAATCCGCTACTAGATGCAATCAAAGACATAAAATCCGTCATTAA